One genomic region from Halorussus rarus encodes:
- the cofH gene encoding 7,8-didemethyl-8-hydroxy-5-deazariboflavin synthase subunit CofH translates to MEDAARTNVPRGRFDFECVPETDQSFENALAKARDGERLTVADGVELMTTGTDREGVDLARKERVLEAADRRRAEVVGDDVTFVANLNNNVTTACNTGCLFCNFKDTAQHFEVKNGEDHAGFTKTPEESREIVEAARETGIYEVTSVSGLHPALALDDEHVEILEASDRGDLNYKPADAYETDPGTYVDQMEAMDVDGIHLHSMTPEEAYHARRGTDWSYEEVYGRLKDAGLDSAPGTAAEILVDEVRSVICPGKIGTDEWIEAMEAAAEVGLDTTATIMYGHVENEAHRVRHLKRVRDLQDRTGNITEFVPLSFVHPNTPLAERGMIDAGATTHEDELMIAVSRLFLDNVDNIQSSWVKYGDEQGLKMLSCGANDFMGTILSEEITKRAGGEFGEARSFAEYVEMITAIGRTPVERSTDYRETREIDPSDPPFGPELGPAADGTPLVDAATGPAAAEDRSPADD, encoded by the coding sequence ATGGAAGACGCGGCCCGGACGAACGTCCCGCGGGGACGGTTCGACTTCGAGTGCGTGCCCGAGACCGACCAGTCGTTCGAGAATGCGCTGGCGAAGGCCCGCGACGGCGAGCGACTCACCGTCGCCGACGGGGTCGAACTCATGACTACCGGCACCGACCGCGAGGGCGTCGACCTCGCGCGCAAGGAGCGGGTGCTGGAGGCCGCCGACCGCAGGCGCGCGGAGGTCGTCGGCGACGACGTCACCTTCGTCGCCAACCTCAACAACAACGTCACCACCGCCTGCAACACGGGCTGCCTGTTCTGCAACTTCAAGGACACTGCACAGCACTTCGAAGTGAAGAACGGCGAGGACCACGCCGGCTTCACGAAGACGCCCGAGGAATCGCGGGAGATCGTCGAAGCGGCCCGCGAGACGGGCATCTACGAGGTCACGTCGGTCAGCGGGCTCCACCCCGCGCTCGCGCTCGACGACGAGCACGTCGAGATACTGGAGGCCAGCGACCGGGGCGATCTCAACTACAAGCCCGCCGACGCCTACGAGACCGACCCGGGCACCTACGTCGACCAGATGGAGGCCATGGACGTCGACGGCATCCACCTCCACTCGATGACCCCCGAGGAGGCGTACCACGCCCGCCGGGGCACCGACTGGTCGTACGAGGAGGTCTACGGCCGCCTGAAGGACGCGGGCCTCGACAGCGCGCCCGGCACCGCCGCCGAGATTCTGGTCGACGAGGTCCGGTCGGTCATCTGTCCCGGCAAGATCGGCACCGACGAGTGGATAGAGGCGATGGAGGCCGCCGCGGAGGTCGGGCTCGACACGACCGCGACCATCATGTACGGCCACGTCGAGAACGAGGCCCACCGCGTGCGCCACCTGAAGCGCGTCCGGGACCTCCAGGACCGGACCGGCAACATCACCGAGTTCGTCCCCCTCTCGTTCGTCCACCCGAACACGCCCCTCGCGGAGCGCGGGATGATCGACGCGGGCGCGACGACCCACGAGGACGAACTGATGATCGCGGTCTCCCGCCTGTTCCTCGACAACGTCGACAACATCCAGTCGTCGTGGGTCAAGTACGGCGACGAGCAGGGGCTCAAGATGCTCTCGTGCGGCGCGAACGACTTCATGGGCACCATCCTGAGCGAGGAGATCACCAAGCGCGCCGGCGGCGAGTTCGGCGAGGCCCGGTCGTTCGCGGAGTACGTCGAGATGATAACGGCGATCGGCCGGACCCCGGTCGAGCGCTCGACCGACTACCGCGAGACCCGCGAGATAGACCCGTCCGACCCGCCGTTCGGCCCCGAACTCGGTCCCGCGGCCGACGGGACGCCGCTGGTCGACGCCGCCACGGGGCCGGCCGCCGCCGAGGACCGCTCGCCGGCCGACGACTGA
- the purQ gene encoding phosphoribosylformylglycinamidine synthase I, with protein MTVAIVQFGGSNCDRDARRALDHLGIDAELVWHEDGLPDDTTGVMLPGGFSYGDYLRAGAIAANSPVLAEVREAAAAGTPVLGVCNGAQIGSESRLTPGAFTTNASARFQCERVHVRVENADTPWTASYDEGEVVELPIAHGEGRFEIADDRLAELTDADRVLFRYCDADGNVTDEANPNGSKDNVAGVAGEAENVAVLMPHPERISLPDVGGTDGQGILRGFEA; from the coding sequence GTGACGGTCGCCATCGTCCAGTTCGGCGGGAGCAACTGCGACCGCGACGCCCGGCGCGCGCTCGACCACCTCGGCATCGACGCCGAACTCGTCTGGCACGAGGACGGCCTGCCCGACGACACCACCGGCGTGATGCTGCCCGGCGGGTTCTCCTACGGCGACTACCTCCGGGCCGGCGCCATCGCGGCCAACAGCCCCGTACTGGCCGAGGTCCGGGAGGCCGCCGCGGCGGGCACGCCGGTCCTCGGGGTCTGCAACGGCGCCCAGATCGGCTCGGAGTCGCGGCTGACTCCCGGCGCGTTCACCACCAACGCCTCCGCCCGGTTCCAGTGCGAGCGCGTCCACGTCAGAGTCGAGAACGCCGACACGCCGTGGACGGCGTCCTACGACGAGGGCGAGGTCGTCGAACTCCCGATCGCCCACGGCGAGGGCCGCTTCGAGATCGCCGACGATCGCCTCGCGGAACTGACGGACGCGGACCGCGTGCTCTTCCGGTACTGCGACGCGGACGGCAACGTCACCGACGAGGCCAACCCCAACGGCTCGAAAGACAACGTCGCGGGCGTCGCCGGCGAGGCCGAGAACGTGGCGGTGCTGATGCCCCACCCCGAGCGCATCTCGCTGCCCGACGTCGGCGGGACCGACGGCCAGGGTATCCTGCGGGGCTTCGAGGCCTGA
- a CDS encoding VanZ family protein encodes MVLADVRPPRWLRWATVVLIAGGILYASVLDSPSSGLPALGPLGLVEIDKWLHALAYAALAGSLAVALAPGRSPAVVAGVAALLAVGYGVGVEFVQAPLAARHFSVADMVADAVGAGIAVLGYRVLVGLMGGSRTESRPESDV; translated from the coding sequence ATGGTCCTCGCCGACGTCCGACCGCCGCGCTGGCTGCGCTGGGCGACCGTCGTCCTGATCGCGGGCGGCATCCTCTACGCCTCGGTGCTCGACTCGCCGTCGTCGGGGCTGCCCGCGCTCGGCCCGCTCGGCCTCGTCGAGATCGACAAGTGGCTCCACGCGCTGGCGTACGCCGCGCTCGCCGGGTCGCTCGCGGTCGCCCTCGCGCCCGGCCGGAGCCCCGCGGTCGTGGCCGGCGTCGCGGCCCTGCTCGCGGTCGGCTACGGCGTCGGCGTGGAGTTCGTGCAGGCCCCGCTGGCCGCGCGCCACTTCTCGGTCGCGGACATGGTCGCCGACGCTGTGGGAGCGGGTATTGCGGTTCTGGGCTACCGCGTGCTGGTAGGGCTGATGGGCGGGTCTCGAACGGAGTCGCGACCCGAGTCGGACGTGTGA
- a CDS encoding archaeosine biosynthesis radical SAM protein RaSEA, protein MSKPTPEVYEQGRGMDAHNKVMRDIRAQKDKTYDPHEPTRVWIDEDRTPGGVYQSLTIILNTGGCRWARAGGCTMCGYVAESVEGGSVAHDALMDQIEVCLDHEREQIEAGEADGESGLIKIYTSGSFLDEREVGAETRRAIAETFGDRERIVVESLPDFVDREKLEDFTEQGLDTDVAIGLETATDRVRHDCVNKYFDFEDFVAASEQADEAGAGVKAYLLMKPPFLSESEAVEDMKSSVRRCAEYAHTVSMNPTNVQRYTMVDELYFRDGYRPPWLWSVAEVLEDTADADAIVVSDPVGHGSDRGPHNCGECDDRVQTAIKDFDLRQDPSVFSEVSCECEATWEAVVERETSFSLPLAR, encoded by the coding sequence ATGAGCAAGCCGACGCCCGAGGTCTACGAGCAGGGCCGGGGCATGGACGCCCACAACAAGGTGATGCGGGACATCCGGGCCCAGAAAGACAAGACGTACGACCCCCACGAGCCCACCCGGGTCTGGATCGACGAGGACCGGACGCCCGGCGGGGTCTACCAGAGCCTCACCATCATCCTCAACACCGGCGGCTGTCGGTGGGCCCGGGCCGGCGGCTGCACCATGTGCGGCTACGTCGCCGAGTCGGTCGAGGGCGGGTCGGTCGCCCACGACGCGCTGATGGACCAGATCGAGGTCTGCCTCGACCACGAGCGCGAACAGATAGAGGCCGGCGAGGCCGACGGGGAGTCGGGCCTGATCAAGATCTACACCTCCGGGTCGTTCCTCGACGAGCGCGAGGTCGGCGCCGAGACCCGGCGGGCCATCGCCGAGACGTTCGGCGACCGCGAGCGCATCGTGGTCGAGAGCCTGCCCGACTTCGTCGACCGCGAGAAGCTCGAAGACTTCACCGAGCAGGGCCTCGACACCGACGTCGCCATCGGCCTCGAGACCGCGACCGACCGGGTGCGCCACGACTGCGTGAACAAGTACTTCGACTTCGAGGACTTCGTCGCGGCCAGCGAGCAGGCCGACGAGGCGGGCGCCGGCGTGAAGGCCTACCTCCTGATGAAGCCGCCGTTCCTCAGCGAGTCCGAGGCCGTCGAGGACATGAAGTCCTCGGTCCGGCGGTGCGCCGAGTACGCCCACACCGTCTCGATGAACCCGACCAACGTCCAGCGCTACACCATGGTCGACGAGCTCTACTTCCGGGACGGCTACCGCCCGCCGTGGCTCTGGTCGGTCGCCGAGGTGCTCGAGGACACCGCGGACGCCGACGCCATCGTGGTCTCGGACCCCGTGGGCCACGGCAGCGACCGCGGCCCGCACAACTGTGGGGAGTGCGACGACCGGGTCCAGACCGCCATCAAGGACTTCGACCTCCGGCAGGATCCCTCGGTGTTCTCGGAGGTGTCCTGCGAGTGCGAGGCGACCTGGGAAGCGGTCGTCGAGCGCGAGACGAGCTTCAGCCTGCCGCTGGCGCGGTAG
- a CDS encoding phosphoribosylaminoimidazolesuccinocarboxamide synthase codes for MTSVKEFRVEREPTATTPGRGAFVFTDDYSVFDWGKMPDEIPDKGASLCAMGAFNFELLADEGVPTHYRGVVDPRTDEVVPLAEADAPPVEMAIDLTQVPDLPHEGRAYDYEAFHAAAGDNYLVPLEVVFRNSVPVGSSLRRRTDPADHALDFAEWPDGVVQLEEPIVEFSTKFEESDRYLDREEADGIAGLADVDELEAVAREVNRVVTERAAEADLVHEDGKIECLYVDGEVRVADVVGTFDENRFTFHGQQVSKEFVRQYHKRTQPEWVEAVEAAKREAKERDVADWKSLCEAEPEPLDAEVVRAARDLYTAGTNAYVGRDLFDAPALVDAVAAVRDL; via the coding sequence GTGACGAGCGTCAAGGAGTTCCGGGTCGAACGCGAACCGACCGCGACCACCCCGGGCCGCGGGGCGTTCGTGTTCACCGACGACTACTCGGTGTTCGACTGGGGCAAGATGCCCGACGAGATCCCGGACAAGGGCGCGAGCCTCTGCGCGATGGGCGCGTTCAACTTCGAGCTGCTGGCCGACGAGGGCGTCCCGACCCACTACCGGGGGGTCGTCGACCCTCGGACCGACGAGGTCGTCCCGCTCGCCGAGGCAGACGCGCCGCCGGTCGAGATGGCCATCGACCTGACCCAGGTGCCCGACCTGCCCCACGAGGGCCGGGCGTACGACTACGAGGCGTTCCACGCCGCGGCGGGTGACAACTACCTGGTTCCCCTGGAGGTCGTCTTCCGGAACAGCGTCCCCGTCGGGTCGAGCCTCCGGAGGCGGACCGACCCCGCAGACCACGCGCTCGACTTCGCGGAGTGGCCCGACGGCGTCGTCCAGCTCGAGGAGCCCATCGTGGAGTTCTCCACCAAGTTCGAGGAGAGCGACCGCTACCTCGACCGCGAGGAGGCCGACGGCATCGCCGGGCTGGCCGACGTCGACGAGCTGGAGGCGGTCGCCCGCGAGGTCAACCGGGTCGTGACCGAGCGCGCCGCCGAGGCCGACCTGGTCCACGAGGACGGCAAGATCGAGTGCCTCTACGTCGACGGCGAGGTCCGGGTCGCCGACGTGGTCGGCACGTTCGACGAGAACCGCTTCACGTTCCACGGCCAGCAGGTCAGCAAGGAGTTCGTCCGGCAGTACCACAAGCGAACCCAGCCCGAGTGGGTCGAGGCGGTCGAGGCCGCCAAGCGAGAGGCGAAGGAGCGCGACGTCGCCGACTGGAAGTCGCTGTGCGAGGCCGAGCCCGAACCGCTCGACGCCGAGGTGGTCCGGGCGGCCCGCGACCTCTACACGGCCGGCACCAACGCCTACGTCGGCCGCGACCTGTTCGACGCGCCCGCGCTCGTGGACGCGGTGGCCGCGGTCCGGGACCTCTGA
- a CDS encoding aldehyde ferredoxin oxidoreductase family protein, translating into MTDLGGFQDHVARIDLGDDKVDYESIDDEDAKKYIGARGLGVKYVFDNGPDVDPLGPDNLLAFMNGPLTGTQTVMSGRIAVCTKSPLTDTVTDSHHGGWSGARLKWAGFDGLLFEGKAEEPVYAVVEDGEVELRDASHVWGWGVHDTIEELGDEVDGEVGKNLSVMAIGPGGENQVRYACIMNEDDRASGRGGTGAVMGSKNLKAVVVKSSTKMPKPADQETFQEGHKQAMQVIQESDVTAPNEGGLSMYGTNVLMNLTEEMDGLPTRNARNTSTHSEAEEDPSEPNIDAENVSGENVRENILVDEPTCHSCPVACKKEVEVNVRHKGEDHNIRMESYEYESAWALGPNSMNDDRDKIAMMIDRCNDMGVDTIDMGNTMAMAMEASEEGRLDEGLDWGDADTMIEMIERVANREDDLADLLAEGSMRAAEELGDADMSLDVKGQTMAAYDPRSMKGMAIGYATSNRGACHLRGYTPAAEILGIPEKVDPQEPEGKGELCATFQDLHAISDSFDICKFNAFAEGIEEYIMQYNGMTGLDLSEDELLEAGERIYNLERYYNNLAGFDGSDDDLPARFVEGDEKAIPGQGGSEGQLVELDQLKEEYYEVRGWEDGVVPDEKLEELGIDAGPGTGVSSGGAAASGDD; encoded by the coding sequence ATGACTGACCTCGGCGGATTTCAAGACCACGTCGCCCGGATCGACCTCGGTGACGACAAGGTAGACTACGAGAGCATCGACGACGAGGACGCCAAGAAGTACATCGGCGCGCGCGGCCTCGGCGTGAAGTACGTGTTCGACAACGGACCGGACGTCGACCCGCTCGGCCCGGACAACCTGCTGGCGTTCATGAACGGGCCGCTGACGGGGACCCAGACCGTAATGAGCGGCCGGATCGCGGTCTGCACCAAGTCGCCGCTCACCGACACCGTCACCGACTCCCACCACGGCGGGTGGTCGGGGGCGCGACTCAAGTGGGCAGGCTTCGACGGCCTCCTCTTCGAGGGGAAGGCCGAGGAGCCCGTCTACGCCGTCGTGGAGGACGGCGAGGTCGAACTCCGCGACGCCTCCCACGTGTGGGGATGGGGCGTCCACGACACCATCGAGGAGCTCGGCGACGAGGTCGACGGTGAGGTGGGGAAGAACCTCTCGGTGATGGCCATCGGGCCGGGCGGGGAGAACCAGGTGCGGTACGCCTGCATCATGAACGAGGACGACCGGGCGTCGGGCCGGGGCGGCACCGGCGCCGTCATGGGCTCGAAGAACCTCAAGGCCGTCGTCGTGAAGTCCTCGACCAAGATGCCCAAGCCCGCCGACCAGGAGACGTTCCAGGAGGGCCACAAGCAGGCGATGCAGGTCATCCAGGAGTCGGACGTCACCGCCCCGAACGAGGGCGGCCTCTCGATGTACGGCACGAACGTCCTGATGAACCTCACCGAGGAGATGGACGGCCTGCCGACCCGGAACGCGAGGAACACCTCAACCCACAGCGAGGCCGAGGAGGACCCCAGCGAGCCCAACATCGACGCCGAGAACGTCTCCGGCGAGAACGTCCGTGAGAACATTCTGGTCGACGAGCCGACCTGCCACTCCTGCCCGGTCGCGTGCAAGAAGGAGGTCGAGGTCAACGTCCGCCACAAGGGCGAGGACCACAACATCCGGATGGAGTCCTACGAGTACGAGTCGGCGTGGGCGCTCGGCCCGAACTCGATGAACGACGACCGGGACAAGATCGCGATGATGATCGACCGGTGCAACGACATGGGCGTCGACACCATCGACATGGGCAACACGATGGCCATGGCGATGGAGGCCTCCGAGGAGGGCCGCCTCGACGAGGGGCTCGACTGGGGCGACGCCGACACCATGATCGAGATGATCGAGCGGGTCGCCAACCGCGAGGACGACCTGGCCGACCTGCTGGCCGAGGGCTCGATGCGGGCCGCCGAGGAGCTGGGCGACGCCGACATGTCCCTCGACGTGAAGGGCCAGACCATGGCCGCCTACGACCCCCGCTCGATGAAGGGGATGGCCATCGGCTACGCCACCTCGAACCGCGGCGCCTGCCACCTCCGGGGGTACACCCCGGCGGCCGAGATTCTGGGCATTCCGGAGAAGGTCGACCCCCAGGAGCCCGAGGGGAAGGGCGAGCTCTGTGCGACGTTCCAGGACCTCCACGCCATCAGCGACTCGTTCGACATCTGCAAGTTCAACGCCTTCGCGGAGGGCATCGAGGAGTACATCATGCAGTACAACGGCATGACCGGGCTCGACCTCTCGGAGGACGAGCTGCTCGAGGCCGGCGAGCGCATCTACAACCTCGAGCGCTACTACAACAACCTCGCTGGCTTCGACGGCAGCGACGACGACCTGCCCGCCCGGTTCGTCGAGGGCGACGAGAAGGCCATCCCGGGCCAGGGCGGCTCGGAGGGCCAGCTCGTCGAGCTCGACCAGCTCAAGGAGGAGTACTACGAGGTCCGCGGCTGGGAGGACGGCGTCGTCCCCGACGAGAAGCTCGAGGAGCTCGGCATCGACGCCGGCCCCGGAACCGGCGTGAGCTCCGGCGGCGCGGCCGCCTCCGGCGACGACTGA
- a CDS encoding formyltetrahydrofolate deformylase codes for MSERELTEITVIGDDDTGLVARVTSLLFERGINIEDLDQAVRDDLFRMTMRVDAAEMETTREALRDDLDELGDDLGVDVRVRFPSDRETRRVAALVTKESHCLRRLCEADAAGELDAELSVVIGNHPDLQPVATEYGIPFHDVGDADGNPDEDELLDLLAQYDIDLVALARYMRILGPNVVFRYEGRIINVHPSLLPAFPGAKAYRQAKEAGVRIAGVTAHYVTTDLDQGPIIAQRAFNVPDGAPVETLKERGQPLEAEVLLEAVRLHLADDVAIHRGRTELRDDAAEEREDSDGYRLGMGPELDRATPDEPTDGSVVAPPDAGN; via the coding sequence ATGAGCGAGCGCGAACTGACCGAGATCACCGTCATCGGCGACGACGACACCGGACTCGTCGCCAGGGTCACGAGCCTGCTGTTCGAGCGCGGAATCAACATCGAGGACCTCGACCAGGCGGTCCGCGACGACCTGTTCCGGATGACGATGCGGGTCGACGCCGCCGAGATGGAGACGACCCGTGAAGCGCTCCGGGACGACCTCGACGAACTGGGCGACGACCTCGGGGTCGACGTGCGGGTCCGGTTCCCGTCGGACCGCGAGACCCGGCGGGTCGCGGCGCTGGTCACCAAGGAGAGCCACTGCCTCCGGCGGCTCTGCGAGGCCGACGCCGCCGGCGAGCTCGACGCCGAGCTCTCGGTCGTCATCGGCAACCACCCCGACCTCCAGCCCGTCGCCACGGAGTACGGCATCCCCTTCCACGACGTGGGCGACGCCGACGGCAACCCCGACGAGGACGAACTGCTCGACCTGCTGGCGCAGTACGACATCGACCTCGTGGCGCTGGCCCGGTACATGCGCATCCTCGGCCCGAACGTCGTCTTCCGGTACGAGGGCCGCATCATCAACGTCCACCCGAGCCTGCTGCCGGCGTTCCCCGGCGCGAAGGCCTACCGGCAGGCCAAGGAGGCGGGCGTCCGCATCGCGGGGGTGACCGCTCACTACGTCACCACCGACCTCGATCAGGGACCCATCATCGCCCAGCGGGCGTTCAACGTCCCGGACGGCGCTCCGGTCGAGACCCTCAAGGAGCGGGGCCAGCCCCTCGAGGCCGAGGTGCTGCTGGAGGCGGTCCGGCTCCACCTCGCCGACGACGTCGCAATCCACCGCGGCCGGACCGAGCTCCGGGACGACGCCGCAGAGGAGCGCGAGGACTCCGACGGCTACCGGCTGGGGATGGGCCCCGAACTCGACCGGGCGACCCCCGACGAGCCGACCGACGGGAGCGTCGTCGCGCCGCCGGACGCCGGCAACTGA
- a CDS encoding MoaD/ThiS family protein codes for MDTTARGAEPSGRQSETTVEVRCTGHVRTAVGEPTQEFTFEGTTLRAFLDAFFAEYDVADLLIAETEDEATTRGWAEPPEELPGKWAKNPEGEQTRTYARVAVDGQFNEHLDGLDTELRDGDRVSLMYPFIFCC; via the coding sequence ATGGACACCACTGCGAGAGGCGCCGAGCCGAGCGGTCGCCAGTCCGAGACCACGGTCGAGGTCAGGTGCACCGGTCACGTCCGGACCGCGGTCGGGGAGCCGACCCAGGAGTTCACCTTCGAGGGGACCACGCTCCGGGCGTTCCTCGACGCGTTCTTCGCCGAGTACGACGTGGCCGACCTGCTCATCGCCGAGACCGAGGACGAGGCGACTACCCGCGGGTGGGCCGAACCGCCCGAGGAACTCCCGGGCAAATGGGCCAAGAACCCGGAGGGCGAACAGACCCGGACGTACGCCCGGGTCGCGGTCGACGGCCAGTTCAACGAGCACTTAGACGGTCTCGACACGGAACTCCGCGACGGCGACCGGGTCTCGCTGATGTACCCGTTCATCTTCTGCTGCTGA
- the purS gene encoding phosphoribosylformylglycinamidine synthase subunit PurS, which produces MTAYTATVTVRLKEGVLDPEAATTKRALERLGFELQGLRSADRFELDVDADSADSAADRAGEMAERLLANPTIHDYDVEVEPRE; this is translated from the coding sequence ATGACCGCCTACACCGCCACGGTCACGGTCCGCCTGAAGGAGGGCGTCCTCGACCCCGAGGCAGCGACGACCAAGCGGGCGCTGGAGCGGCTCGGCTTCGAGCTCCAGGGCCTGCGGTCGGCCGACCGGTTCGAGCTCGACGTCGACGCCGACTCGGCCGACTCGGCCGCCGACCGCGCCGGCGAGATGGCCGAGCGCCTCCTGGCGAACCCGACCATCCACGACTACGACGTCGAGGTCGAGCCCCGAGAATGA
- a CDS encoding ubiquitin-like small modifier protein 1: protein MTLELRFFANFREAVGQKTLERDYPDGTTVGEVLTDLREEYDLDVLEDGDIRPQLSVMKNGKDVVHIDGRDTPLDDGDTLSVFPPVAGGAGDQATGTVETNR, encoded by the coding sequence GTGACGCTCGAACTTCGCTTCTTCGCCAACTTCCGGGAGGCGGTCGGCCAGAAGACCCTCGAACGCGACTACCCCGACGGGACCACGGTCGGCGAGGTGCTGACCGACCTCCGCGAGGAGTACGACCTCGACGTCCTCGAGGACGGCGACATCCGGCCCCAGCTGTCGGTGATGAAGAACGGCAAGGACGTGGTCCACATCGACGGCCGGGACACTCCCCTCGACGACGGCGACACGCTCAGCGTCTTCCCGCCGGTCGCGGGCGGCGCGGGCGACCAGGCGACGGGGACGGTAGAGACGAATCGATGA
- a CDS encoding GNAT family N-acetyltransferase, which yields MDIRDATDDDVPAIRSVARESWSEAYADVVPESVIDDAVSEWYAEETMNRFIGDDEQVCLVAADEDGAVVGFAHGATEGGERSEATRTSEGERTESSGTEGDVLRLSVSPDRWGEGIGSTLLEAVEDRLTAMGAERIRAMVLADNEMGNAFYEDRGFEKAGEAETQLDGTTRTENVYAKAY from the coding sequence ATGGACATTCGAGACGCCACCGACGACGACGTCCCGGCCATCCGGTCGGTCGCCCGCGAGTCGTGGTCGGAAGCGTACGCGGACGTCGTACCCGAATCGGTCATCGACGACGCCGTCTCCGAGTGGTACGCCGAGGAGACGATGAACCGGTTCATCGGCGACGACGAGCAGGTGTGTCTCGTCGCAGCGGACGAGGACGGCGCGGTCGTCGGGTTCGCGCACGGCGCGACGGAAGGGGGCGAGCGGAGCGAAGCGACGCGAACGTCGGAAGGCGAGCGAACCGAGTCTTCCGGAACCGAGGGCGACGTCCTCAGGCTGTCGGTCAGCCCGGACCGGTGGGGCGAGGGTATCGGGTCGACTCTGCTCGAGGCGGTGGAGGACCGTCTGACCGCGATGGGCGCCGAGCGCATCCGGGCGATGGTGCTGGCCGACAACGAGATGGGCAACGCCTTCTACGAGGACCGCGGCTTCGAGAAGGCCGGCGAGGCCGAGACCCAACTCGACGGGACGACCAGGACCGAGAACGTCTACGCCAAGGCGTACTGA
- a CDS encoding trans-sulfuration enzyme family protein yields the protein MSSDDSTGPGGRRFETLAVTHGEEPDLDNGVGDVTSPIHLASTYAVDGIDMDTALEDLDPDADEFLYTRLSNPTRHAVEKRVAALEGGDHAMAFASGTSAVVSTITAAVEPGDRIVAFEDLYGGTNTMLKELFRDKLNVAVEFVDATDPEAVRDATTDDTALLWMETPTNPLLKLCDVEAMAEIADEHGALLGVDNTFMGPYFQRPLELGADAVVHSTTKYINGHSDSLGGVAVTSDDEFAREIGFLQQVGMGNVMAPFDAYMVLRGLKTLPLRMRQHETNAAEVAAYLAAHERVSAVHYPGLEAHPQHDLANEQMDGHGGVLSFELDGGLAAVERFVAALEEFTLAVSLGGVESLIEHPASMTHSPLPAEERAELGITDGLLRVSVGIEHPKDLVADLERGFTAMEEAEVSATDAGTAVSD from the coding sequence ATGTCCTCCGACGACTCGACCGGTCCCGGCGGCAGGCGCTTCGAGACCCTCGCGGTGACCCACGGCGAGGAACCCGACCTCGACAACGGGGTGGGCGACGTCACGTCGCCGATCCACCTGGCCTCGACCTACGCGGTCGACGGCATCGACATGGACACCGCGCTGGAGGACCTCGATCCCGACGCCGACGAGTTCCTCTACACCCGGCTCTCGAACCCGACCCGCCACGCCGTCGAGAAGCGCGTCGCGGCACTGGAGGGCGGCGACCACGCGATGGCGTTCGCCTCGGGGACCAGCGCCGTGGTCTCGACCATCACGGCCGCGGTCGAACCCGGCGACCGAATCGTCGCCTTCGAGGACCTCTACGGCGGCACCAACACGATGCTGAAGGAGCTGTTCCGCGACAAACTGAACGTCGCTGTGGAGTTCGTGGACGCGACCGACCCCGAGGCGGTCCGGGACGCCACCACCGACGACACCGCGCTGCTCTGGATGGAGACGCCGACGAACCCGCTGCTCAAGCTCTGCGACGTTGAGGCGATGGCCGAGATCGCCGACGAGCACGGCGCGCTGCTCGGCGTCGACAACACCTTCATGGGCCCGTACTTCCAGCGCCCGCTCGAACTCGGCGCCGACGCGGTGGTCCACAGCACCACGAAGTACATCAACGGCCACAGCGACTCGCTCGGCGGCGTCGCGGTCACCTCGGACGACGAGTTCGCGCGGGAGATCGGCTTCCTCCAGCAGGTCGGGATGGGCAACGTGATGGCGCCGTTCGACGCCTACATGGTGCTCCGGGGGCTGAAGACCCTGCCGCTGCGGATGCGCCAGCACGAGACGAACGCCGCGGAGGTCGCCGCGTACCTGGCGGCCCACGAGCGGGTCTCGGCGGTCCACTACCCCGGCCTCGAGGCCCATCCCCAGCACGACCTCGCGAACGAGCAGATGGACGGCCACGGCGGCGTCCTCTCCTTCGAACTCGACGGCGGCCTCGCCGCGGTCGAGCGGTTCGTCGCCGCGCTGGAGGAGTTCACGCTCGCGGTCAGCCTCGGCGGCGTCGAGAGCCTGATCGAACACCCCGCGAGCATGACCCACTCACCGCTGCCGGCCGAGGAGCGGGCAGAACTCGGCATCACCGACGGGCTGCTCCGGGTCTCGGTGGGCATCGAACATCCGAAGGACCTCGTCGCGGACCTCGAACGCGGGTTCACGGCGATGGAGGAGGCGGAGGTCTCGGCGACCGACGCCGGGACCGCGGTCAGCGACTGA